GGACACGCGCCAGCTCCAGCAGCAGGCCGCCCAGCGCCCCACCCAACAGGCCACCCAGGGCGGGCTTCCACATCTGCGAGCCGCTGCTAAAGCCCAGCCCGGCGCCAATGAAGCCGCCGAACACCGCCCAGCCGACGGCACGCGTCCACGCCTCTCCGCCCAGTAGCTGGAAGGCCCCCTCGGCCAGCGGCAGGCCAATCGCACCGCCCACCAGGCCGAACAGGCCATTTTGCAAACCGGCGCGCAGGGCATAACCGGCGCTGCGCAAGGCTACGCCTTCGCTGGCACCGATCAGCGCTCCAATGCAGAAACCAATCAGGCCGCCCACTACGACCTCACTGAGATAGACGTTTTGCGCAAACGACAGGCCGAGCACATTGCTGACCTGCCAACCGATCAGGCCGCCAATAGCGCCCAACAGGGTGTAGTAATACAAACGCGTGATGCGGCTCATGAATCAGCCTCCGTTTGGGATTTGGATGGTGGTTTTGCAGCCTCGGGTGCTTCGGGCTGCGGTTGGTCAGTCTTTGTCGCTGGCGCCGCAGGAGCGCCGGCCTGCAGAGCTTGCGCTGATGGCTGCGTATCTTCCACGCGCGGCGCGGCGGTGGCGGAGAGCTTGAGGTTGCCCCACTCCACTACGCTCTCAGCGCCGAGCGAGAGCAGCTCGTAGAAGCCGCGGTACTTGCGCGGCGAGAGTTCGCCCGCCTGGCGCACGAACACGCCGCCGTGTTTGGCATGTGGCTCCACCACCAGGGCAATCTGCCACGGCTGCGGGAAGAAGTGATCGTGCAGCCAGGTGTCATAGCCAGAAAGAAAGATGCCCATGCGTGGGTGGGTG
The sequence above is drawn from the Anaerolineales bacterium genome and encodes:
- a CDS encoding FHA domain-containing protein — its product is MSRITRLYYYTLLGAIGGLIGWQVSNVLGLSFAQNVYLSEVVVGGLIGFCIGALIGASEGVALRSAGYALRAGLQNGLFGLVGGAIGLPLAEGAFQLLGGEAWTRAVGWAVFGGFIGAGLGFSSGSQMWKPALGGLLGGALGGLLLELARVRLADALIGKAIGLGLLGAAIGALIALIVLLLSRAWLEVVSGKLKGTEFVLDKFIHANGPTAYVGSSALKADIVLPDPDIDPQHAILTGGDTHMNIRDMSQKGTYINGRKVQQARLLDEQAIRLGNTQLVYHEKR